A stretch of the Agromyces larvae genome encodes the following:
- a CDS encoding anaerobic C4-dicarboxylate transporter family protein, producing MEIVLVVLQAVVVIGAIVLGVRVGGVGLGLWGVVGTLILVFVFRLPPGSPPVDAFFIIIAVITASAAMQAAGGIDYLVSIASKVIQANPKRLTYVAPLVAFVFTLLSGTSNIFFALIPVIYETAYRNGQRPERALAASTVTSALGITSSPVSAAMAAYLVLMDGSGFALPRILAITIPAAIVACLVTSFVQQRIGKELLDDPVFLERVRQGRVEIPAALAEQAAARGLIAGGGTAGGLAADGRTADGADASGAAASGSTRTGKRGSDAAPASTKHIEHAVPPGGATAAWIFLTGTFLVVLLGLFPGLRPAFPTGEDGALEPLGMSPVIEMIMFSVALAIILVRKVKPAAIVEQSLLKAGFVAAIALFGIAWMADTFIGANQETIIDPLGDLIDAVPILLAVALFLVAGLTTSQSATTNTLVPIALAAGLAPGVITAMWPSLVGVWLFPANGSQIAAVETDLTGSTKLTQVPVWHSFTIPMLVSWVTVVVVGLLVQLVV from the coding sequence ATGGAAATCGTGCTCGTGGTGTTGCAGGCCGTCGTCGTCATCGGGGCGATCGTGCTCGGTGTCCGCGTCGGGGGAGTCGGTCTGGGGCTCTGGGGTGTGGTCGGCACCCTGATCCTCGTCTTCGTGTTCCGGCTGCCGCCGGGCAGCCCGCCCGTCGACGCGTTCTTCATCATCATCGCAGTGATCACGGCCTCGGCCGCCATGCAGGCCGCCGGCGGCATCGACTACCTCGTGTCGATCGCGTCGAAGGTCATCCAGGCGAACCCGAAGCGGCTCACCTACGTCGCCCCGCTCGTCGCGTTCGTGTTCACGCTGCTGTCGGGCACGTCGAACATCTTCTTCGCCCTCATCCCCGTGATCTACGAGACGGCGTACCGCAACGGCCAGCGGCCCGAGCGCGCGCTCGCCGCGTCGACCGTCACGAGCGCCCTCGGCATCACCTCGAGCCCGGTGTCGGCGGCGATGGCGGCCTACCTCGTGCTCATGGACGGGTCGGGGTTCGCGCTGCCGCGGATCCTCGCGATCACCATCCCCGCGGCGATCGTCGCCTGCCTCGTCACGTCGTTCGTGCAGCAGCGCATCGGCAAGGAGCTGCTCGACGACCCCGTGTTCCTCGAGCGGGTCAGGCAAGGCCGGGTCGAGATCCCGGCCGCGCTCGCCGAGCAGGCTGCGGCGCGAGGGCTCATTGCGGGCGGGGGCACGGCGGGCGGGCTCGCAGCGGACGGGCGCACGGCGGACGGTGCGGATGCCTCCGGCGCGGCCGCCTCCGGGTCGACGCGGACGGGCAAGCGCGGCAGCGACGCGGCACCCGCTTCGACGAAGCACATCGAGCACGCGGTGCCGCCCGGCGGCGCGACCGCCGCATGGATCTTCCTCACCGGCACGTTCCTCGTCGTCCTGCTCGGGCTCTTCCCGGGCCTGCGGCCGGCGTTCCCGACGGGCGAGGACGGCGCGCTCGAACCGCTCGGCATGTCGCCCGTAATCGAGATGATCATGTTCAGCGTGGCGCTCGCGATCATCCTCGTGCGCAAGGTGAAGCCGGCGGCGATCGTCGAGCAGTCGCTGCTGAAAGCCGGCTTCGTCGCGGCGATCGCGCTCTTCGGCATCGCGTGGATGGCCGACACCTTCATCGGCGCCAACCAGGAGACCATCATCGACCCGCTCGGCGACCTGATCGATGCGGTGCCGATCCTGCTCGCGGTCGCCCTGTTCCTCGTGGCCGGCCTCACGACCAGCCAGTCGGCCACGACGAACACGCTCGTGCCGATCGCGCTCGCCGCCGGGCTCGCGCCCGGCGTCATCACCGCGATGTGGCCCTCGCTCGTCGGCGTCTGGCTGTTCCCCGCGAACGGGTCGCAGATCGCCGCCGTCGAGACGGACCTCACCGGCTCCACGAAGCTCACCCAGGTGCCGGTGTGGCACTCGTTCACG